From Yersinia hibernica, a single genomic window includes:
- a CDS encoding fimbrial protein — translation MKNKLIVTSLLAASAFASVANAGVFNITGSIAATPCVATASVVDIKMPLINKDKLGASAGKFADNSATDLVIKLTNCPQVKQTATVTFTGTADTNETKALKLTGVSGVALALFEANGNDQIAINKAAKGQAMNNNVAQDLKYVAKYVTTSDTFKEGNATATLNFAVAYN, via the coding sequence ATGAAAAATAAACTGATTGTTACTTCTTTACTGGCTGCCTCAGCATTTGCCTCAGTAGCAAATGCCGGTGTTTTTAATATTACCGGTTCTATTGCAGCAACACCTTGTGTTGCAACAGCATCTGTAGTCGATATTAAAATGCCATTAATTAATAAAGATAAACTGGGTGCTAGCGCAGGTAAATTCGCTGATAATTCCGCAACGGACTTGGTTATTAAACTGACCAATTGCCCGCAAGTGAAGCAAACGGCTACGGTCACCTTTACAGGTACGGCAGATACTAATGAGACCAAAGCGTTGAAACTGACCGGTGTGAGTGGTGTTGCATTGGCGCTGTTTGAAGCAAATGGCAATGACCAAATTGCAATCAATAAGGCAGCCAAAGGGCAGGCGATGAATAACAACGTGGCTCAGGATCTGAAATACGTAGCAAAATATGTTACCACTTCAGATACTTTTAAAGAGG